Proteins from a genomic interval of Pseudomonas silesiensis:
- a CDS encoding coniferyl aldehyde dehydrogenase, which yields MTADIAYLQNLQQPLEELQVLFDAQRAAYAGNPMPPAAQRQQWLKALRDLLSNERQALIDAIDQDFSHRSADETLLAELMPSLHCIHYASQHLKSWMKASRRKVGVAFQPASAKVVYQPLGVVGVIVPWNYPLYLAIGPLVGALSAGNRVMLKLSESTPATGLLLKELLGRIFPQDLVCVVLGETDIGVAFSRLRFDHLLFTGATSVGKQVMRAAAENLTPVTLELGGKSPAIVSRDVPLKDAAERIAFGKTLNAGQTCVAPDYVLVPEDRVGSFVEAYRQAVRGFYPTLVDNPDYTAIINERQLQRLNGYLSDATSKGALLIPLFDQGQGRRMGHSLLLNVTDEMTVMQDEIFGPLLPIVPYKDLDEAFAYINRRPRPLALYYFGYDKREQNRVLSETHSGGVCLNDTLLHVAQDDMPFGGIGASGMGHYHGHEGFLTFSKAKGVLIKQRFNAAKLIYPPYGKSIQKLIQKLFIR from the coding sequence ATGACTGCTGACATTGCCTACCTGCAGAACCTACAGCAGCCCCTGGAAGAACTCCAAGTTTTGTTCGACGCCCAACGTGCGGCGTATGCCGGCAATCCCATGCCGCCAGCGGCGCAACGCCAGCAATGGCTCAAGGCGCTGCGGGATCTGCTGAGCAACGAACGCCAGGCCTTGATCGATGCGATCGACCAGGACTTCAGCCATCGCAGCGCCGATGAAACCCTGCTCGCCGAACTGATGCCCAGCCTGCACTGCATCCATTACGCCAGCCAGCACCTCAAAAGCTGGATGAAAGCGTCACGGCGCAAGGTCGGCGTTGCCTTTCAACCGGCCTCGGCCAAAGTCGTTTATCAACCCTTGGGCGTGGTGGGCGTAATCGTGCCGTGGAACTACCCGTTGTACCTGGCTATCGGTCCGCTGGTGGGCGCGTTGTCGGCGGGCAATCGAGTGATGCTCAAGCTCAGCGAATCGACCCCTGCCACCGGCTTGCTGCTCAAGGAACTGCTGGGGCGTATCTTTCCCCAGGACCTGGTTTGCGTGGTGCTGGGCGAAACCGACATCGGCGTGGCCTTCTCCCGGCTGCGCTTCGATCACCTGCTGTTCACCGGCGCCACCAGCGTCGGCAAACAGGTGATGCGCGCGGCTGCCGAGAACCTGACACCGGTGACCCTTGAGCTGGGCGGAAAGTCTCCGGCCATCGTCTCTCGCGATGTGCCCCTCAAGGATGCCGCCGAACGCATCGCTTTCGGCAAGACGCTCAACGCTGGACAAACCTGCGTGGCCCCGGACTACGTGCTGGTGCCGGAAGATCGCGTGGGTTCCTTCGTCGAGGCCTATCGCCAGGCCGTTCGCGGATTTTATCCGACCCTGGTGGACAACCCGGACTACACCGCGATCATCAATGAACGACAACTGCAGCGGCTCAATGGATACCTGAGCGACGCCACCAGCAAAGGCGCGTTGCTCATTCCTTTGTTCGATCAGGGCCAGGGCCGGCGCATGGGCCACAGCCTGCTGCTCAACGTCACTGACGAAATGACGGTGATGCAAGACGAGATCTTCGGCCCGTTGCTGCCGATCGTGCCCTACAAGGATCTGGACGAAGCGTTTGCCTACATCAATCGACGACCTCGTCCTCTGGCCCTGTATTACTTCGGCTACGACAAGCGTGAGCAAAACCGCGTGCTCAGCGAGACCCATTCCGGTGGGGTCTGCCTGAACGACACGCTGCTGCATGTCGCTCAGGACGATATGCCCTTCGGCGGCATTGGTGCTTCCGGCATGGGTCATTACCACGGCCACGAAGGTTTCCTGACCTTCAGCAAGGCCAAGGGAGTGCTGATCAAACAACGCTTCAACGCGGCGAAACTGATCTACCCGCCCTACGGCAAATCCATTCAAAAACTGATTCAGAAGCTGTTTATCCGCTAA